TGAGAGATCAGCTTGCACATGGAGGAGACGAGGTAGCAGTGAGACAACAGGCGTAGCTAGAGCATAACATGGCCTGCAGTCATCCCATTCCAGCTCTTTTaggcagaggaagggaaggagatgaCAGAGGACACTTGGGGCTGCATCAGCTGGCACCCCAGCATGATGTGCTGATTGCCTGCAGGACATCTCCACCTGCAGAGTCAAACGATGCCATGGATGATGGTCGAAGGCAGTGGTGGAAGATCACTGAGGAACGGCAATGTTAAAGGTTGGATGTTGTGCAGGAGAACATGCCATATCACGAACACCTGCCAGACTTTCTGCTGTTCTGGCTCTGTCCCTTTGCAACACTGGCTGGAGTTTCCTGGGGTTTTCATCCACTCTTGTCCCTTTTTCTATCCCACACCAGCTGAGCAAGGCTGGAAACACGACCCTGGTGTATGCACAGGTCAGGGTGCTACATAACCAAAGAAGGAGTTCATGAGGGCCACAGTATCATGGCAAGGCTTAGGTGACCTTGCGTAGTTCTGTGTATCATCCCCATATCCACTTTATCCACTGTCCATCTAACATGTAGAGCTGTGGAAGTCCACTCATCTCTCCATTTATCCCCACAGCCTTTTATCCTCGCACAGGCATACCTCCATTTAATACCCATTCTCAAACTGACCTGACACTCTGTCTATCCATCCATCTATTCATCCCCATGCACTCATCGCTCAACTATTCTTCTAGCTCAAACTAGTGCTCAACTCAGTGACCACTTATCTCTGAGTACTTAGGAGAAATGTCTCAAATCTGGGATAGTTCTGGTGCCCTCTCCTAAACAGGGAGTATTAAACCCTTGTGCTCCTGGTATGGACTGGTGGTCCTGTAAGGGTTACAGGAATGCAGGATACCTCTCTTTCAAGAGGGCAGAGGGCACGTTGATGGGAAAGATCTGTACTCCCTCCTTCTTATGAGAGAAGAACCATCCTCAGAAGCATCCTCAGAAGGGTCCTCAGACAGCTCTGCATGGGCAGACAGCTGCAGTGCCTGAGTCCTCCCTCAACAGGCTCCCAAAACCTGTAGCAGGTGATACAAGCTTGGGCCAGATATCCatgttcataaaatcatagagCTAGCAGAGACATCCCAACCCCTCTTCCAGCCAACTGGCACCCAGAGAAGGTCCCTGAGCGAGCCTGCCTGACTGAGCAGTGGAAATGCCCAGCAATAAACGCCAAAGCACCGTGCCTGCAGCACGCAATGGCCAAGAGCAGGGAGGGTGAGCACTGGTCTGGGATCATGTAGCATGGTGGATCCCATTGCCTGGGAGCCCTGGGACCTGCCAGGGGGTAAGTGGGAAAGGCTGCTTTCCGGGACACACCACAATGTCCCCAGCACAGAGGGAGAGAAGATGTCCACGGTAGGAGATTGTGCCCACTGCAAGTAGGTTGAGGACTGGAGTTAGTGGCACAGCCGGTGCTGGAGAAGACAGGTGGAGCTGAGTTCATCTCAACCAAGATGTGGTGATCGGCCCATCCTGCTAGTTGAGTTAGGGGCCATATGCCTGCGCTCATCTAGCCTGTGGCCAAACTGCGGGCTCCTGGGAAGAGACATGACCTGGAGACCTCTTCTACCacagcaaaggggaaaaagtCTCTCACACCCTGGGGCCTGGGGTACTCTGGCATCTTCACCCTTATGTCCTTGCCCAGGACTGAGCTGCCCTCACTGAGCACAGCCAGGATGGAAGAGAGCTCCAGTCCCACCACAATGGAAGAGGTGAAGGTGTGGGCACTACAGACTtcagagggatggagcatccCCAGACTGACCCATGCAGAGGAAAGCAGTGGAGAGGGGACTTTCATCTTCTTTAAACGCAGTCCACAAACAGGGTCCACAGCATGGCTGTGCTGCCCAGCAGGAGATCAGTTTGTCAGCTCCCTCCATGCGGACAACCAGTGCCACAGACACAAGATCATGCTGGTGGGGTGGAAGATGCCTGGTTGCTCACTTCAGCTCAGGCATGTCTTTGGGTAGTGCTTGCTGAGGCACAAAGGTGCATTGGCAGCTGCTAGAAACAAACTACATGGGCATGAAAACATGCATAGGAACACAACAGTCATACACATCCCCCCTCACACACAGCCAGCTGCTCGCGGGATGCAAGGACACATGGACACACATCCAAATACACACACAAGTGCTCTCCGGGCCACGCTCTACCCCTACACGCAACCAcccacccccagcccaggctgggctTTGTTTCTTGCCATGCACTTGCAGAGCAGTCCCAAACCAACAGTGGGGTTCCCCCCATGCTGCCCTTTGTCCTCGTCACTGGGTCCTACAAAGCCTCTGTCCACCAGGGACATGTCCCCTCCTCCAGGGCTGCCTGGAGGATGTGTCTCTGGCCCTTTAGCTACACCGATGACATTAGCTGACCCTTAATTTTGTGTGCACACAGGCTGGCCTTCCTTATCTGCAGGACAGAGCTATTAGCTTCCTCCCCACTTGCACATTAGGGAATAATTGCCCTAATTAGTTCTGCTGGCCTCCTGGCCCATGCACTCCACAGGCTGCTGCCTTGGAGGGACTGCAGATGTTTGTGAACAGAGCCTGGCCACCAGGCTCGTACCTGTGGGCAGGGTGACATGGCTCTGGTATCAGGGGGACACGGCTCCAGCATCTCCGGGGCCTTCCGTGGGACAGGGGATGGGACACCCCAGCCACCTCTAGCAACGGAAAGGACATAGGAGGAGCAGTGCCACGCCAGGTTGGTAGCATGGAGGGGATGCTGGTGTGAGCCATGGGGTGGCCTGGGTGGGGGGCTGGGATGAAATACAGGGGGTGCTTGGGATGTAATATCAGTGACATACAGGCACAGTGGAGCCAGGATGCTCAGGGCATCGCCAGCATtcgccagcagctcccagctcagaTCAGAAGCACTAGCTGTGTTCAGGAGCCTGCAGTTAAGGGTAAGTGTGCAAGGGGCTGCATGGGACTGTTCACCAGAAAATTTGGCTGTGAGTGAGCGACCGGCTGCCCACAGCCCCATGCTGGCATCTCTGCTGTTGGACGTGGCAGGGTCAAAGTGGGACTATGAGAGTGTCCCCGCCGTTCAGAGACATTTTCAGAGAGCACAAGTATCCAATACGTGTCCCAGAGCTGCAGGCATGAATTATCCTTGGGACATTAGGTCACCATGACAAACCATAGCACTGAGTTACTCAGGATTGAGCTGGAAATGGCCTCAGTATCCTCTAATGGACACGTGCCTGGTGGGAGGACAAGTTGTAGAGCATCTGGGGGCTCTGGTTTGTTGTAGATCCAAAACCTTTCCCCGGGGACCATCAGTAGAAGAGGGCTCAGGAAGgtctggtggctctgttcatcaGCTTAATAACAAGAAAATAGGATGATGGCAGCTTTTCCATCTGCACACACGGGCTGGGAACATATCTCCCAGATGCAGGCAGACCCCAACCTAAAACAACAAATGCCTCCAAGAGCACCAAACACAGCCCCCATTGCCTGGAGGTGAGGTGGCTGTGGTGAGGATGTGGTGATGGTGGACAATCAGCTGGCCCTGAGCAGGAGGTGTGGGTTGATGCAGCAGGTGCTGCTGCGAACGGGCCCCGTCTCGTGCCTGCAGGCACAGCAGTGTGCCCACCCCAAGCAGAGCTAGTGGGTGCTCAGCGCAGGATTTCCCAGGGAATCTCCAACCTCTTGCTGCCTGACCCTCTCCTGCTGAAGGCAGGGCATGGGGACCCAGCCTTCGGTTCCCCAAGGCTTGTCCTGCCACCACGCCAGCCTGGACAGCCATCCCTGGCCAGGCAGTGCCACCCTGTGGCAAATGCTTCTCGCCTCCGAAGGGGGTGATGCCCCTGGACTCCCAGCCCAGACCCCCAGGTTCATggcactgcctgctcctgctgacaACACCCCCAGCCTTGCTTTCCTCTGCCCTGGCCCCGCCGGTGCCCGTGACCCCGTCACAGCAGCAGACATCCCACCTCATCCCGGTGCTGCCATAGAAGATCTTTCCTATCCCTGTTGCCTTGCCCTAATATCTCCAGGGCTCCAGCAACAGCAGCCCAAAGTGGGTTCCTCCAGCCCTACCCCTGGGTACCcccctgcagaatcacagaatcacagaatgttcggggttggaagggacctctgtgggtcacccagtccaaccctcctgccgaagcagggtcaccgagagcaggctgcacagcaccgcgtccaggtgggtctggaatatctccagagaaggagactccacagcctccctgggcagcctgggccagtgctccatcaccctcagagggaagaagttcttcctcatcttcagaaggaacttcctctgcttcagtttgtgccctttgccccttgtcctgttgctgggcaccactggacagagtctggccccgtcctcctgacccccaccctgcagatatttataaacatttataaggtgccctctcagccttctcttcttcaggctgaacaagcccagctccctcagtctctcctcgtaggagaaatgttccagtcccctcatcatcctcgtagccctccattggactctctccagtagctcctcatctttcttgaactggggagcccagaactggacacagtactccagatggggtctcactagggcagcgtaaaggggaaggagaacctccctcaacctactggccacactcttccacGCTCATCTtgcactgcagatgagcagccCTCTGCCAAGGGGGTGGTTCCCTGACACCCCGCATTAATTCTCCAGACAGACTAATAATAAGGTTTATTATTAAATAATGAGGCATGGACACATCATTATCAGGTAATCATTTCTTACAAAATAGGATTTCCATTCCAGTGCGGTGTCTCAAGCACTTTTCCCCAGGCGATCTCCCAGTGCTTCGTGCAGGGGTCAGTGTCATTGCACCCTGCATgtgggtggggaaactgaggcacagggtgGGGGAGTGCAGTAACAGCAtcacagggagaagctgggcagtCGGCAGCACAGTCAGGGCACTATGCCCTGGTCATAACCCCAGAGGAAGGGGTGGGATGCCATCAGCTCCTCTGCCCTAGACTGCTCACCCCTTTCCAACCCCAAGCAGTTCTTATTTGTTCCCCTGAAATGTTCTGGCTGATCTCAAAGCTGCCTTGGTGGcactgctggctgcgtttgtccTACCTGATGCTCAGCCATGCAGAAGGAACCTTCCTTCAGGGGCATGGAAACCGTTCACTAGCTCTCATCCCCTCCGTCACCTCCTGCGGGCAATGGCGATGGCAAGGGACGCCCTGCTCCTGCGCCTGCTCACGAACATGTTGGGGCACCCGTGAAGGTGTCGTGGCCCTCAGGGCACATTCCTGAGTGACGGGGCTGTGAGCAGCACCcacggggacagggactgggtcaGGAGGACAAAGGTGGTGGTGAAGGTGCAGGCGCTGCGTTGGGGTCCAGAGCCGGGCAAAATGCAATGGGGGGCCCCAGAACCACCGGGCAGCTCGGGCAGGGGGGTGACCAGCTGCCCCCACTTCCCCCTGCCCTGAGAACAGGTGAGGATGGTCCCAAACTTCAGCTGTGCATCTCAGATGTCATttcccctcccaaagcagggtggATGGGACGAGGGGCTGAGACTCCCCTAGGTGGGACTGGTCCCAAAGAGAGCAAAGCTGGGAGCTGCGTGGGGCTAAGCGGTGCCTAACCTATTTGGCATGGGTGAAAACGAGCTGCCAGACGTTAAACCTCAGGAGCTAGACACAGGGACGAGGAAACATCACCCTGCCAAGGCACAGGGCTCTAGCAAGGAGAGCAGGGTAGGATCCCAAATCTGCACCCTTACACAGTTGAGACCTTTGGCTTAGCTCCCAGCCCCACGCACCGCTGCCTGTCTCTGGCTGCCCGGGGCAGGAGGGGTGGCCTGTGACACGGGGAGGATGGCCACAACCCCGGGGAGCTCCAAGAGAGAGGTGAGGGAGGGCAAAGCTGGGACTGCCTGGGGAATGAGCTGGTGTCCATTCTCACCCCGTCACTCCGCAGGGAGGGGAGCACTGGCTGAcgggaggagaaggggagctCGTGGAGGCTGGGGTCGATCTCGCCGTCCTCTGGGTTCCCTGCGCTTGTTACCCGGTAGCCAGAGGCTCACAACTTTGGGATGAGTTTCTACTCCAGGGTGGCTGCACAATGTACCTTGATGACCTTGACAGACAGCCAGGAGCCTGGGGACCTCCAAAAGCCCCGAAGCCTGGCAGCATGATCCTCCAATGCACAAAGCCTTTCGCTGTCCACGGGGTCTGGGTTCCTGGGTGCCTCGGTCACAGCCCACCAGGAgctgggatggaggggagggaCCAGCACAGCCCCAACACTCCCTACACACACTGTCACAGGGTGCAGGAGGAGCAACCACACTCTCTGCTAAGACACTGGAGGAACCCAGTAGCAGGGTTTGACCTGCCACTTTTTAActaaaagaggcagaaaatgtcAGCGATGACACTGTGAGCACCTGGACATCTGCAGAAAGGTCTGACAGTCCATTCAGTCCCTGGCACCTGGAGCTGTTTGTGGACTTTATCATGGCATATTTGAAGAGAGGTCCCAGCCCTAGCTCTGTCCCAGCATCAGTGACACCTCGCCAGTACCTGAGCTGATCCCTTCCCCACTACGAGTCCCTCTtcaccagcagcagccaagggAGCACAGCTGCCAGCATGGCCACAGTCAAGATGAGGAGGATGGCGAGGGCGATGGGTGACTGGCAGCATTTCAGCCCCAGGGCCGAGCTGGATGACACTGTGCTCTGTGTTTCtgctctgcttctcctccccagggagcCGCAGTCCGCGTCCATCAGTGGCATCCCATGGTCACTGATGACAAAGATGTGGGGTTCCCGTGCCATCTCTCCCGGGACCCCCTGTGAGTCCTTGGGGCTGTTCACCGCGCTGCAGCACCGGTCAAAGCTCTGCACTGGCATCACAAAATGGCTGGGCACCACCAAGGTGTTGCTGGCCTCTGTTTTGGTTAGATGGGACAAGGAGGAAGGTGATAGAGGCATCTCCAATGTCCAGGAGTTGGTGCTTGCCTTGGGTGGCCATAAAGCCTTCTTCTTGCTGAGGAAAGTCACGTAGCGGCAGACGGGGCAGATGATGCTGCTCTGGACCTGGCCATCTAGCTGGGCAGAGAGCAGGCACTTCACCAGGCAGTCGTGGCAGAAGGTGTGCCCACAGCTGAGCTTGCGGTTCGTGGCTTCCAGCGGGTGAAACTTCTCGTAGCACACAGGGCACTCGGCCAGGGAACCCTCCTTGTTGGATGAGGTCTCAGACATCCCTGCTTTGATGGCCACTGGCACTCCCCAGCTGTGAGGAAGAGGTGTGATGGGTTAATAAGGGTCACAGCTGCAACGATTAACGTGATCCATCTCTTCAACTCTCCTCCTACTCCCTGTTCTCTTGCCTTTTCCCTCTTGACCTTAACAGATTGGGTGGATGGCTACTAGGCATGGTCTCAACAACGCAGGGCATTTTCAGGAGCATTAAGACTCTCAGTGCAGCCCTTGGGGCAAGAAAGAGATGATGGGAGGACCTTAGCTCCAGAGCCACTGGAGGCAACAATCTCTGGCTGCAAAATCACACAAAGGCATGAgcccctggatggagctgtgtCTCCCTGCCCAGGGCCTGGTACAGATAAAGCAGTTTCAGTTTGTGTGCACGAgtgcctctgtgctctgctgccagctccagctACGCGGGAGGTGGGAACTCCCATCCCACAAAGGAACCTGCCAAGGAAAGGGAGATGCTCCCATTCCAGGGGACTCAGAGGGGctgagaggagcaggggaggtCAGGTCAGTGgggcgggcaggagcaggggatggacagggatggagagggagcgTGCCATCCTCAGGGGAGGCAGTGACCACCCATGCCAGGCTCCTTGTAGGCAGCTGGAGGATGAGCCATTCTGCTGACCAGCCCACCACCATCTCCAGGTCTTGCTCCTCAGACAAGAGCATGGTGCGGGCAGCGAGCCTCAGAAGCTGGCGTCTCCTGTTAGTCAGagcgggcagggcagagcccagccgaCTCGCCTGGCCCCCACCCTGGCCCGAGGTGTGAGGGCAAGCGCGCGGCTGCTGTGATCCCCAGACCTGCATCTGGGCTGGGTCTGAAGTTCTCCCATGCATTTCCCAGGGCAGGTAGAATTCATGTGGTGGCttcagggaagggagaagagagaagggagaaggggcaggggagaaggggtgctcagctcagctcccttCTCTTAGACTAGTTCAGGAGCTGGAGTTTCATAAAACTGGCAGGTTTTCCAGATCTTCCACCATTTTCAGACCCAACTCAACTTGCACCCCTTTTCTCAAGCATGATTTCACTCATGGGCATCCTCACAGTCATTTCTGGAGGTCTTGCCATCCCTTCCTTGGCTTCCCTTCTCTTGCGTGGCAGCCATCCCCTACACCAGGATGGCcacacaaatgcaaaaaaaacatCCCTTCCCCATGCAAGAGAAGCAAAATTCAGGCTCCTGCTCTGGTTTAGGGGGGATCCGGGACTCGATGCTCCCTTAGATTGCTGCAGAAGGAGACCCTAACCCCACGCCCCAGCTCCTCCATGCCCCAAAGCCCCCTTACCTGCTGCAGAGCTCCAGGACAGGGGACCCTCCATGCACTCCACCGCTGTCCCCAGGAGCGGGGCTGGccgtgccccagccccagcagcgagCACCAGGCAGGGACAGGACCAGGACGCCTATATAACACAGAGGTGTTGGCTGCGTGTTTCATGCGGGCACATTGCGCAAaagctggagcagggacagggacagctcCCGGGGAGTGAATGCAGAGGAACTCGTTTGGGTTTTAAAGGCCTGATGTTCACCTGGTTGGCCAGGGAGTGGGTGAGGAACCGGCGTCAGGCATCAGAGGGCAGGGACAGCAGGCATGGTCCTGCCTGCTTTCCCTCATGTAATGGGAAGATGTAGCTGGGTCCATCCCTGGGGTCAAACCCCAACAGAACTGGTGCTAAAGGGGATGCTGGGACCCCAAAacccttctgctgctgcaaagcagggTGAGATGCAGCATCCTGCACCAGGGCTGGGCTCCTGCCAAACACTTCTCACCTCCACCCTCCTCAACTCCCATCCCTTGCCCTGGCAACATCTttgtccctgtgtcccctgctctcctcatCCCTCAAATGCTCATCACTCCAGCGCTACACTCACCATCCTACACTGCTGGATGCTCACCCAAGCCCCGGTGTGGCACTGTATAGCCCAAGAAATACACTTGAGCAGGCTCGAGGATCATTGTCACCTTGCACCTGATCTGGGGGCATTTCCAGCATCTCTAGCAACGATGGTCCAGGTAGCAGCAGGAGCTCTGTGGGCTCAGGGAAGGCAGAAGCCCTGTGCTTGGCCATCTCAGCAGCTACAGGTGGCTCGTGAGTCAATTTTTGGCCACGTGAGGGCTGGAAAACCACACAGAGAAGGTTCCCTGTGGCCTTACCCAAGTCCCAGGGTGCTGCCCATCCGTCATTTGACCCCCAGGCAAGAAGCTGAGAGTCATCTTCCCTACAAAGCCTTACAAAATCTGCCATCAGGGTAGATCACTCCTGCTTCAATCTCAACTCTTTCCAGACACCTCTTCCACTTCCCAGCAAGGCCAGTGGTCACAAGGCTGCCATCCCATGCTCAGGCTTGCTGAGCAGCTCCACAGGGACCTGGGCACCACTTGCCACATCCAGAGGAGGTCCCCAGAGCAGGTGTGGTGACCACAAGGCACCATGTTTGCACACCTTCCCCAATTCTGGCTGTGGCAGCGCATCCACAGGACTTGAATTTGCACCAGTAAGGGGACAGAATACCCTGAAAAGCCTGGGGTGTCCATCATGGACAGCCTTCAGGAGGAACTTGGATATAAGGGGGAGTCTTGCCTTGGGGCAGAGAGATGCTCTGCGCAAGCATTCCCAGCCCTGTGCTCCTCCAGCCTCAAGAAGATGCCCAGGGCTCTGCAGGATCTatggggcaggcagaaggggagatGCACCCCTGGTACCCAAAACCCAGTGAGATGGCCCCTGGAGTCTCTCCGTGGGCAGGAGGGGTAGTTTCACGTGGCCAGGTGCCACGGcagggtgcagggctgcaggcgtGGGCAGCAGTATCAGTCGCTCACGGGTGCAGCGGTTGCAGTGGTTACAACACAGGGCTGGTTTCTGGAAGGAGAAGGGTGGCTGCAGCCCCGCCAGGACACCCCATGTGCTGGGGCAGCTTTCAGAACGCATCTtcttctgcagagagcagagggcACCCACGGGTGGGAGGTTTGCGCCCCAGCGGAAACCCCTTGAGCCATGAAGCCCTGTCCCTCACTGGAAGGAGACCCAGAGCATGTCAACACCTTCCACACCTCTGCTTAGGATTGAGGACCAAGCCACTCCACTTGTTATCCCAGTTTTCTTGGGATGGTCAGAAACTGAGGCTGAAACCTCTCCAGACAGATTATACAGTCACCCCTGGGGTAGGCGTCCCTATCTCCTGGCCCCTCCTTGAAGCTCCTGGAGGTTCCAGGGCTGCTTTGGACCTACTGAGATCGTCAGCGCTGAACAAGTGATCTGGGCCAGTGAGAGCAGATCTGGGGCAGCCGAGCACCTCCCTAGCTTCAGTTTGCTCTCTACTAGCACCGAGGTGGGGTGGAAATTCCTGTTTCCCATACTTTGAATGCTCTCTGCTGTTGGAAACTATGACCTCATGCCTCTGCACATAGGCACTGGAAAAACAAGTCTGCCTCCCTTTGCTGCTTTGACCACACCAAAACCAAAGGGATTTTGGCATATCATGGCCCTGGCTCTGTCAGCAGTTTCATTCTCTCCCTGGCACGGCTTTTCTCGGTACCTTTGCCCCACTTTCATGTGTGGTAGCATCTTCCCTGAGGACAGGACTGAgtctgccagtgcctgaaggacaAGAAACCAGGTTCAGGGGCAAAGCGAGTCCTGAAATGCTGCCTGTGTTTTTTTCTCGGGCTTGAAGAAGTGAAGCACTCGGCCAGTGTTAGAGCCCCCTCCAACCCAATGCAGGGCCAAGAGCTCCAGGATCCTTTTATCCAAGCAAGAAGGTGGCACCAGGCTCAGCTCCTCTCCAGGGACCACGGCTGAGACCTTCCATGTTCTGGCTTCCGTGGATTCCAGTGAACAAGGCACTTTTCTGACCCAGAGCAGGACACAGCCCTCGCTGCAGGGTTGGGGTGGCCAGGCTCCCTTCCCTGAAATCGCAGCGGCGTTTGGGCAGAGATTTGCAGGTTTTGGCAAGGACAAGAGGCTGCTGCAGAGACAGCCCTTGTCTTCCACAGCATCACCCAAACGTGAGGCTTTACAGAAATTTCTGCTCAATCCTTTCTCCTCCCACCTCTTCCCAGCCTCAGCTCAAACACAGCAAGCTGTTGGCATTGGTGGGAATGGGGTGAAGGAAGGGGGAGGCAAAGTAAATCCACGTTTGATCCCAGCCCGGGGAGATATTCCTGGGTGGGGAAGAAGCTTAATGAAGCAAAATTACTTTCCCAAGGCTGCACTGTGCTGGTGGAGGGTCCAAGGGTCCTGGCCCCTGTCTGACTTCTATCCAGTCCCATGCTGTCAAAAAAAACTCATATAGCTGGAAAATATGGACGAGCTCAGGGGCACCCAAGGTCCTTGGGTGCCCCTGAGCTCGCCCGTCTTTTCCCACGCTTGCTCTTCTTGAATTCAGAGTGGGAGAATCAGTGTCTTTTCCTTCTGGGTGTCTCCATTTCGCCCATCAGACACCTGGCAGGATGGAGACCCACCACCAGGATGCCAATTTAGCCAAGATGGCCCAAAATATATAACAGAAGctcttcttttagctttttccttGGTACTTTTTGCCGTGCCCAGGAGGTGGTGCTCTGGGATGTGATTTGGGCactctaaagaaaacaaaaatccagggTGCATTGAAAAAAAGCCCTGAGCCTGCCTCTCCAGGGATGCCAAGGTCTGGAGCTGGTGGTCCCCACCAGCTGGGATGCTGCCTCTTCCCCACCAGAATGATGGGGTCTGCTCATCCTCTTGCCAATCAGAAATTTAGGGCCAGCCATTTGATGGGACGAAAATTTATCAAACACCAAGGAATAGCTGGGAATGTCCCCAAACCCTTCTCTGTTTTCCTGCCAGACGCTGCGGGCTTTGCAAAGGGACCTACATGATACCTGAGCATCACTGCTCCGACCTGCCcctgcctccctgctgctggcaacAAACCATCCCGGGAACGACCCCGAACCTGGCGTTAGCCCTCGGAGCCCTGTTCTAACACCAAATATTGGGGATTTGTCCCATCCAGTCCATGCAAAGCCACACAGTCCCACGGTGCGTGGGGTTTTCCCATGCCTGGGAGGGCAACTGCAGTCTCTAGGGGCTCCTACAACACTTCTTTCCCCGCCCCAGAGATGCCCTCCACCAAGCAGAGGGTCAGCTCGCCGCAGGAGCTGCCTCGAGTGAGTCTGGGGGCAGCCCAAACGCAATCACCTGAGGTCATGAGCAAGACCGGGGCTGCACGACCCCCCCTGGATGTGGTCGTAAGACCCGGCCCACGTCCTCCTCCTCTGGCCCAGGGCTGGCTCCCCAGGTGCCTCCCCATCTCCCTGGCCCTGTCCCGTCTCACATCCCACCCTGGCCTCTCCACGGTGCTGGGTAACAGCAGGAGGGACTTGCCACGATGGTGATCCGTGGCATCATGTGCGTAATGGAGAAACAATACGGCTTTGAAGCGAGTGGGCAGATGCTCAAGGGAGAAGAAGACCtctattcagcagcagcagccggggcgggcagctgcctgcttgcctgcTCAGACCCCCGCGCTGCCAGGGCTGTGCTCAGCCAGGGCTCACTTTGGGGGTCCTGCCAGCCTTCCCGGGCACAGGGCCCACACGGGAAGCAGCATATCAAAACTCAGGAGGGATCCATCATCAAATTCTACCTTCAAACATGGCCACACAACGGCAAGTTGTCCCCTTGCTTGTCCCCCCGCCCTGGTGCCCACACCAGCCCCTTTGGGGAAGCACACAAACCAGATGTAGACCCACCATGGTCCCTGTGACCCGTCTCTGCCACGCCATGAGCTGTGCCATCCCAGGGACGTTTTgtcaccagtgtccccagcagcAGAGGGTATTGCCTGACTCTTTTACACAATCCCCTCTGGCTGCCTTTTTACCAGGCAGCTCCCTCGAGCCTTATTCTGGGGCTACAGCACAAAAACCCTGCAATGTCAGGAGAAAAGGCCACTGGGGTTAGGGATTAGGGGCCCTTTACCAAAATGGGATGCTCCCCGTGGTTTGGCTGCCAGGTTGTGTTGCAGTTTGGGTTTTTCCTCCAAGCCTGGCTCCTGGAGGGCTGAGATTGTAGAGGTGTTAACGGGACAAGCACCGGTCAGCTTCTAGCCCTGCAACAACACACATCCTGGAGCAGCACACAAAGGAAAGGCTCAATAAAAGGAGCACTAAATATTCAGTTTGGGTCC
Above is a window of Opisthocomus hoazin isolate bOpiHoa1 chromosome 21, bOpiHoa1.hap1, whole genome shotgun sequence DNA encoding:
- the RNF222 gene encoding RING finger protein 222; this translates as MSETSSNKEGSLAECPVCYEKFHPLEATNRKLSCGHTFCHDCLVKCLLSAQLDGQVQSSIICPVCRYVTFLSKKKALWPPKASTNSWTLEMPLSPSSLSHLTKTEASNTLVVPSHFVMPVQSFDRCCSAVNSPKDSQGVPGEMAREPHIFVISDHGMPLMDADCGSLGRRSRAETQSTVSSSSALGLKCCQSPIALAILLILTVAMLAAVLPWLLLVKRDS